From the genome of Ignavibacteriales bacterium, one region includes:
- a CDS encoding restriction endonuclease subunit S translates to MIYNESKFNSEWDTLPLNKLGDFRRGKSKHRPRNDSKLFVGGKYPLIQTGEIKAANLFINSHNATYNDVGLKQSKLWDAGTLCITIAANIAETGILAYPMCFPDSCVGFVADKKMTSELFMHYVFTYIRKSIQNSSLGSIQDNINIDLLTSLDFKIPKKNIQDSIVDLLLTIDSKIETNSSINTELETMAKTIFNYWFVQFDFPNEEGKPYKSNGGEMEYNKVLKREIPNGWKVGSIGDICEVKSGFAFKSDSWLDSGIPVLKIGNIQEDYTISFEGCSHVSEDKVKVAKDYQASPGDIIIAMTGATIGKFGIVPDIDKPVLINQRVGLFKLGDESLQKLPFLINTLKQVHVREMIFFIASGCAQPNISAIEINAIKTVIPPKLFIEKFNQTTKNFFEVIINNHKQTQELITLRDFLLPLLMNGQVNVK, encoded by the coding sequence ATGATTTATAACGAAAGCAAATTCAACTCCGAGTGGGATACGCTTCCGTTAAATAAACTTGGAGATTTTAGGAGAGGCAAATCAAAACACCGACCAAGGAACGATTCAAAATTATTTGTTGGCGGTAAATATCCTTTGATTCAAACAGGAGAAATTAAAGCAGCGAATCTTTTTATCAATTCTCACAATGCAACCTATAATGATGTTGGTTTGAAGCAAAGTAAATTGTGGGATGCAGGAACTTTGTGCATTACGATTGCAGCTAACATTGCGGAGACAGGCATACTTGCTTACCCAATGTGTTTCCCTGATAGTTGTGTTGGTTTTGTTGCTGACAAGAAAATGACATCCGAACTTTTCATGCACTATGTTTTTACCTACATAAGAAAGAGCATTCAGAATTCTTCATTGGGAAGCATACAAGACAATATCAATATTGATTTGCTTACTTCTTTAGATTTTAAAATTCCCAAAAAGAATATTCAAGATAGCATTGTTGATTTGTTATTAACGATTGACAGTAAAATTGAAACTAACAGCAGCATCAATACTGAATTGGAAACAATGGCAAAAACCATTTTCAATTATTGGTTTGTGCAATTTGATTTTCCAAACGAAGAAGGTAAACCATATAAATCAAATGGCGGTGAAATGGAATACAACAAAGTATTGAAAAGAGAAATTCCGAATGGATGGAAAGTTGGCAGCATTGGAGATATCTGTGAAGTAAAATCTGGCTTTGCCTTTAAATCGGATTCATGGTTAGATAGTGGAATTCCAGTTTTAAAAATTGGTAACATTCAAGAAGACTATACAATTAGCTTTGAAGGATGTTCTCATGTTTCAGAAGATAAAGTTAAAGTTGCAAAGGATTATCAAGCAAGTCCAGGTGATATAATTATTGCAATGACAGGTGCAACTATTGGCAAGTTCGGAATTGTTCCAGACATTGATAAACCAGTTTTAATTAATCAACGAGTTGGTTTATTTAAACTTGGTGATGAATCACTACAAAAATTACCATTTCTGATTAATACATTGAAACAAGTTCATGTCAGAGAAATGATTTTTTTTATTGCTTCTGGTTGTGCTCAACCTAATATAAGTGCAATTGAAATTAATGCAATTAAAACAGTAATACCGCCTAAATTATTTATTGAAAAGTTCAATCAAACAACCAAAAACTTTTTTGAAGTAATTATCAATAACCATAAACAAACCCAAGAACTCATCACCCTTCGTGATTTCCTTTTACCGTTGCTGATGAACGGGCAAGTGAATGTGAAGTAA